GATTTATGGATTGACGAAAGGGCAATATTCACCTACTTCTGAAGTGGGTAAAGTGACGAAATCAACACCCATGGGTTCATTGGATAGTCCTTTCAATCCACTGAATTTAGCCATGGGGGCAGGGTCAACTTTTGTTGCTAGAACCATAGATAAAGAAACCAAGCATATGCAAGAAATGATTAAGCGTTCCTACGGGCATAAAGGAACATCTTTCTTGGAAATTTATCAAAACTGCAACATTTTCAATGATGGTGCTTATGCGCCATTAACCGATAAGTTAACGAAATCCGATAAAGTGATACGCCTTGAGAATGGGCAACCCATGACCTTTGGCGCTGAAAAGACTAAAGGCATTCGCCTGGATGGGAATACTCCCATCATTGTGGAAATTGGTGATAAGTGGAGTTTGGATGATGTATTGGTTCATGATGAGTCGGATTATGTGATAGCATCCCTGCTGTCAAACTTGACCTACCAAAGTGATTTTCCTGATCCCATCGGTGTGATTTATGCAATTGATTCTCCCACTTATAACAATATGTTGGTAGAACAGATTAATTCCGCGATAGAGAAAAAGGGAGTAGAATCAGTTCAGGATATTTTGAATGCAGGCGACACTTGGGTGGTTGAATAAAAAGAAAAATGGGTTTCCGAAAAGAAAAAGACAGCATGGGGGAACTTGAAGTTCCCGAAGATCGATATTACGGTGCCCAAACACAACGGTCTCTAAATAATTTTAAAATTGGTGGCGAACGGTTTCAACGTGAATTGATTCGTGCCTATGGTATCTTGAAAAAAGCTGCCGCAACTGTTAATGAATCTGCTGGGAAACTTGAAAAGAATCTTGCGGAAAATATTCGCAGTGCAGCTGATGAAGTAATCTCCGGAAAACTTGATGATCATTTTCCTTTAGTGGTTTGGCAAACTGGTTCCGGTACCCAATCCAACATGAACTTTAATGAGGTAATTGCCAATCGTGCCATAGAAATGATGGGCGGAGAATTGGGAAGTAAGGATCCTATACATCCAAACGATCATGTAAACATGGGCCAATCCACAAATGATACTTTCCCCACAGCTATTAACATCG
Above is a window of Candidatus Neomarinimicrobiota bacterium DNA encoding:
- a CDS encoding 2-oxoacid:ferredoxin oxidoreductase subunit beta, which codes for MSETLAKTYTRADFSSDQSVRWCPGCGDYAILAQTQKVFPDLGVKKENFVFISGIGCSSRFPYYMDTFGFHTIHGRAPAIASGVKLSNPDLSVWVVTGDGDALSIGGNHTIHLLRRNLDINVMLFNNRIYGLTKGQYSPTSEVGKVTKSTPMGSLDSPFNPLNLAMGAGSTFVARTIDKETKHMQEMIKRSYGHKGTSFLEIYQNCNIFNDGAYAPLTDKLTKSDKVIRLENGQPMTFGAEKTKGIRLDGNTPIIVEIGDKWSLDDVLVHDESDYVIASLLSNLTYQSDFPDPIGVIYAIDSPTYNNMLVEQINSAIEKKGVESVQDILNAGDTWVVE